From a single Lolium rigidum isolate FL_2022 chromosome 7, APGP_CSIRO_Lrig_0.1, whole genome shotgun sequence genomic region:
- the LOC124676592 gene encoding growth-regulating factor 3-like, giving the protein MAMPFASLSPAADHHRSSSSSSIFPFCRSSPLYSVGEEASPHQHQQQHAMSAARWAARPAPFTAAQYEELEHQALIYKYLVAGVPVPPDLLLPIRRGFDSLAARFYHHPALGYGSYFGKKLDPEPGRCRRTDGKKWRCAKEAAQDSKYCERHMHRGRNRSRKPVETQIVASPHPQQQQQQHNPAASAAAFQSHSLYPAIANGGGGGGSFALGSTQSQLHMDNASPYSTAGAGGNKDFRYSTYGVRSSALDEQSQFITAAMDTSIDNYSWRLLPSQTSSAFPLSSYPMLGTLSDLDQTTICSLPKTDREPLSFFGSDFVTTTTVDSVKQENQTLRPFFDEWPPKARDSWPELQDDTSFSATKLSISIPMTGSDFSTTTTTSPSPNANGIYSR; this is encoded by the exons ATGGCGATGCCCTTTGCCTCCCTGTCGCCGGCAGCCGACCAccaccgctcctcctcctcctcctccatcttcccCTTCTGCCGCTCCTCCCCTCTCTACTC CGTCGGCGAGGAGGCGTCTCCgcaccagcaccagcagcagcacgcgATGAGCGCAGcgcggtgggcggcgcggccggcgcccTTCACGGCGGCGCAGTACGAGGAGCTGGAGCACCAGGCGCTCATCTACAAGTACCTCGTCGCCGGCGTGCCCGTCCCGCCGGATCTCCTCCTCCCCATCCGCCGGGGATTCGACTCCCTCGCCGCGCGCTTCTACCACCACCCCGCCC TTGGCTACGGCTCCTACTTCGGCAAGAAGCTGGACCCGGAGCCCGGGCGGTGCCGGCGCACGGACGGCAAGAAGTGGCGGTGCGCCAAGGAGGCCGCCCAGGACTCCAAGTACTGCGAGCGCCACATGCACCGCGGCCGCAACCGTTCAAGAAAGCCTGTGGAAACGCAGATCGTCGCATCACCCCAcccgcagcagcaacagcagcagcacaaccccgccgccagcgccgccgcgtTCCAGAGCCACTCGCTGTATCCGGCGATCGccaatggcggcggcgggggcggctcaTTCGCCTTGGGGTCTACTCAGTCTCAGCTGCACATGGACAATGCTTCGCCTTACTCGACCGCTGGTGCCGGTGGAAACAAGGATTTCAG GTATTCTACTTATGGAGTGAGGTCTTCAGCGCTGGACGAGCAGAGCCAGTTCATCACTGCAGCCATGGACACCTCCATTGACAACTACTCGTGGCGCCTGCTGCCGTCCCAGACCTCCTCTGCATTTCCACTGTCGAGCTACCCTATGCTGGGAACACTGAGCGACCTGGACCAGACGACGATTTGCTCCCTGCCCAAGACGGACAGGGAGCCACTGTCTTTCTTCGGGAGCGATTtcgtgacgacgacgacggtggACTCTGTGAAGCAGGAGAACCAGACGCTGCGCCCCTTCTTCGACGAGTGGCCGCCCAAGGCGAGGGACTCGTGGccggagctccaagacgacaccAGCTTCTCGGCCACCAAGCTGTCCATCTCCATCCCGATGACCGGCtccgacttctccaccaccaccaccacctccccgtCCCCGAACGCCAACGGTATATACTCCCGGTAG